The Chitinivibrionales bacterium genome segment CTGGATTAGGTTTAGGGACGTAGGTTTAGGGACGGTGTTCAATAAATCATTTATATTATTCACATGCCTCGCCGAGCCAGATTATTTGTCCCCGGTTGCCTGCACCACGTCATGGCGCGCGGGCTTGATGGCATGGATATTTTTGCAGACGACAGTGACCGCCGGGTTTTCTGCAATCTGCTTGGGCGATACATTGGTCAATCCGGCACAAAATGCTATGGCTGGTCGCTGCTCAAAAATCACTATCATCTCGTATTGCGCACCTCCGACCAGCCGCTTGCCATACTCATGAAGCCGCTTAACGCCCGCTATGCGATGTATTTCAACAAGCGGCATAAGCGACGCGGGTATCTCTTTCAGGACCGCTTCAAATCTATTGCTACCCAGGAGCAACGCTACATCCAGGAATTAATACGCTATGTGCATCTCAACCCGATTCGGGCCGGTATCTGCAATGACTTGAAAGAACTGGACCGCTATACCTGGTGTGGCCATAGCG includes the following:
- a CDS encoding transposase — protein: MPRRARLFVPGCLHHVMARGLDGMDIFADDSDRRVFCNLLGRYIGQSGTKCYGWSLLKNHYHLVLRTSDQPLAILMKPLNARYAMYFNKRHKRRGYLFQDRFKSIATQEQRYIQELIRYVHLNPIRAGICNDLKELDRYTWCGHSALMGTQACAFQDIWPVLRRFGKSAQTARIAYSEYLAQGLSRKTEEDLFPYGSPKAASEGP